The window NNNNNNNNNNNNNNNNNNNNNNNNNNNNNNNNNNNNNNNNNNNNNNNNNNNNNNNNNNNNNNNNNNNNNNNNNNNNNNNNNNNNNNNNNNNNNNNNNNNNNNNNNNNNNNNNNNNNNNNNNNNNNNNNNNNNNNNNNNNNNNNNNNNNNNNNNNNNNNNNNNNNNNNNNNNNNNNNNNNNNNNNNNNNNNNNNNNNNNNNNNNNNNNNNNNNNNNNNNNNNNNNNNNNNNNNNNNNNNNNNNNNNNNNNNNNNNNNNNNNNNNNNNNNNNNNNNNNNNNNNNNNNNNNNNNNNNNNNNNNNNNNNNNNNNNNNNNNNNNNNNNNNNNNNNNNNNNNNNNNNNNNNNNNNNNNNNNNNNNNNNNNNNNNNNNNNNNNNNNNNNNNNNNNNNNNNNNNNNNNNNNNNNNNNNNNNNNNNNNNNNNNNNNNNNNNNNNNNNNNNNNNNNNNNNNNNNNNNNNNNNNNNNNNNNNNNNNNNNNNNNNNNNNNNNNNNNNNNNNNNNNNNNNNNNNNNNNNNNNNNNNNNNNNNNNNNNNNNNNNNNNNNNNNNNNNNNNNNNNNNNNNNNNNNNNNNNNNNNNNNNNNNNNNNNNNNNNNNNNNNNNNNNNNNNNNNNNNNNNNNNNNNNNNNNNNNNNNNNNNNNNNNNNNNNNNNNNNNNNNNNNNNNNNNNNNNNNNNNNNNNNNNNNNNNNNNNNNNNNNNNNNNNNNNNNNNNNNNNNNNNNNNNNNNNNNNNNNNNNNNNNNNNNNNNNNNNNNNNNNNNNNNNNNNNNNNNNNNNNNNNNNNNNNNNNNNNNNNNNNNNNNNNNNNNNNNNNNNNNNNNNNNNNNNNNNNNNNNNNNNNNNNNNNNNNNNNNNNNNNNNNNNNNNNNNNNNNNNNNNNNNNNNNNNNNNNNNNNNNNNNNNNNNNNNNNNNNNNNNNNNNNNNNNNNNNNNNNNNNNNNNNNNNNNNNNNNNNNNNNNNNNNNNNNNNNNNNNNNNNNNNNNNNNNNNNNNNNNNNNNNNNNNNNNNNNNNNNNNNNNNNNNNNNNNNNNNNNNNNNNNNNNNNNNNNNNNNNNNNNNNNNNNNNNNNNNNNNNNNNNNNNNNNNNNNNNNNNNNNNNNNNNNNNNNNNNNNNNNNNNNNNNNNNNNNNNNNNNNNNNNNNNNNNNNNNNNNNNNNNNNNNNNNNNNNNNNNNNNNNNNNNNNNNNNNNNNNNNNNNNNNNNNNNNNNNNNNNNNNNNNNNNNNNNNNNNNNNNNNNNNNNNNNNNNNNNNNNNNNNNNNNNNNNNNNNNNNNNNNNNNNNNNNNNNNNNNNNNNNNNNNNNNNNNNNNNNNNNNNNNNNNNNNNNNNNNNNNNNNNNNNNNNNNNNNNNNNNNNNNNNNNNNNNNNNNNNNNNNNNNNNNNNNNNNNNNNNNNNNNNNNNNNNNNNNNNNNNNNNNNNNNNNNNNNNNNNNNNNNNNNNNNNNNNNNNNNNNNNNNNNNNNNNNNNNNNNNNNNNNNNNNNNNNNNNNNNNNNNNNNNNNNNNNNNNNNNNNNNNNNNNNNNNNNNNNNNNNNNNNNNNNNNNNNNNNNNNNNNNNNNNNNNNNNNNNNNNNNNNNNNNNNNNNNNNNNNNNNNNNNNNNNNNNNNNNNNNNNNNNNNNNNNNNNNNNNNNNNNNNNNNNNNNNNNNNNNNNNNNNNNNNNNNNNNNNNNNNNNNNNNNNNNNNNNNNNNNNNNNNNNNNNNNNNNNNNNNNNNNNNNNNNNNNNNNNNNNNNNNNNNNNNNNNNNNNNNNNNNNNNNNNNNNNNNNNNNNNNNNNNNNNNNNNNNNNNNNNNNNNNNNNNNNNNNNNNNNNNNNNNNNNNNNNNNNNNNNNNNNNNNNNNNNNNNNNNNNNNNNNNNNNNNNNNNNNNNNNNNNNNNNNNNNNNNNNNNNNNNNNNNNNNNNNNNNNNNNNNNNNNNNNNNNNNNNNNNNNNNNNNNNNNNNNNNNNNNNNNNNNNNNNNNNNNNNNNNNNNNNNNNNNNNNNNNNNNNNNNNNNNNNNNNNNNNNNNNNNNNNNNNNNNNNNNNNNNNNNNNNNNNNNNNNNNNNNNNNNNNNNNNNNNNNNNNNNNNNNNNNNNNNNNNNNNNNNNNNNNNNNNNNNNNNNNNNNNNNNNNNNNNNNNNNNNNNNNNNNNNNNNNNNNNNNNNNNNNNNNNNNNNNNNNNNNNNNNNNNNNNNNNNNNNNNNNNNNNNNNNNNNNNNNNNNNNNNNNNNNNNNNNNNCTTCTAGGAGTGATCCCTCCGGGAACTATCAGCCGTCTATCGGAGCTTCAGATCCTCAGTCTCCGATCCAACGGCCTACGAGGTCCGTTCCCAGTTGATTTCTCGCAGCTTACGAAACTCAAAGCAATTAGTCTCAGCAACAACAGATTCTCCGGCCCACTACCGTCCGATTACCCCACGTGGACGAATCTCACCGTTCTTGACCTTTACGGTAACCGGTTTAACGGTAGTGTTCCCGCGGGATTTGCTAACCTGACCGGACTCGACTCGCTTAACCTAGCTGAAAACTCGTTTTCCGGTGAGATCCCGGATCTTAATCTCCCCGGCCTACGCAGGCTCAACTTTTCCAACAACAATCTCACCGGATCAATCCCAAAGTCTCTGAGAAGATTCGGGAACTCGGCTTTTTCCGGCAACAACTTGGTTTACGAAAATGCCTCTCCTCCTCCGGTGATCCCTcctatagagaaagagaaagagaaaaaggggATCTATATCTCGAAACCTGCGATTCTCGCGATAGCGATAAGCCTTTGCTTCGTCATATTCTTCCTAATCGCGGTTGTGATAATCGTTTGCTATGTGAAAAGGCAGAGGAGGCAAGAGACAGAAACAACACCAGAGAAGTTGAAACCAGCAGCACAAAAGATGCCAAGTGAGAAAGAAGTTTCTAAATTAGGAAAGGAGAAGAATATTGAAGACATGGAGGATAAGAGCGAAATTAACAGAGTTATGTTCTTTGAAGGAAGCAATCTAGCTTTTAACTTGGAAGACTTGTTGATAGCCTCGGCAGAGTTTCTAGGGAAGGGCACTTTTGGTATGACGTATAAAGCGGTTTTAGAAGATTCTAAGGTCATCGCGGTTAAGCGATTAAAGGACGTAGTGGTGTCGCGGAAAGATTTCAAACATCAAATGGAGATCGTTGGAAACATTAGGCATGAGAACGTTGCTCCTTTGAGAGCTTACGTGTGTTCCAAGGAAGAGAAGCTTATGGTCTATGATTATTACTCTGAAGGCagtctctctcatcttcttcatggtaAGTTCTAAAATGCTCAAACGCAAATAGTATACAAAAtagttttgtaaatataaacgcaaacaaatttaaaacttattagACAATGTTAGTTTCTTGCATCTgaagaaagttttttttctttttcttttccggcAGGCAAGAACGGCGAGGAGGGACATGTTCCATTGAACTGGGAAACACGATTAAGATTCATGATTGGAGTAGCAAAAGGACTAGCTCACATACACACATACAAGCTCGCACATGGCAACATCAAATCTTCTAACGTCTTCATGAATTCGGAAGATTATGGATGTATATCAGAAACCGGTTTAGCTGTGTTAACCAACCCGGTTACGAGGGCTAATGCATCAGCCAGACGGTACCGTGCCCCAGAAGCAACCGACACGAGGAGGTCGACGCCTGAATCAGACGTTTACGGGTTTGGAATCTTGATGCTGGAAACTCTAACCGGAAGATCAAGTATGGATGATGCAAAGGAAGGGATAGACCTGGTGGTTTGGGTAAATGAAGTTATTGCAAAACAATGGACAGGTGAAGTGTTTGATTTAGAGCTTGTGAAGACTCCTAACGTTGAAGCAAAGTTGCTTCAGATGTTGCAGTTAGGGACAAGTTGTACCGCTAGGGTTCCGGCAAAGAGACCGGAGATGGTGAAAGTGGTTGAGACTTTGGAGGAGATTGAGAGGAAATTGTAGAATATTTATTTTACGGGggttatataaaattttagctCCGTTTCTCTAcatttagataattttaaatttaaaacggTGTTTAACATTTAGATGGAACTTAGGAGGACTTGCTCCATCAAAAATTTAGTTCCATAAGTTTCATAATCTTGAAGATTTAAACTTCAACATAATAGAGATGAAGTTATGTTTggattttaaaatgtatttttgtaataatttggatttttatctttatatattagtGTTGACAAAAGAAATACTTGAGATGATTCATTTATCAAAACAACCATATATAATAGGGATTTAATTCTGGTGTGCCCctatctcaaaaaaaaatttctctattaTCCATTTTAATTCTACATACCTCTGTACTTTCACAATAATTCTAGTTCTCAATTTtgccctttttatttttgtattatttaaataaaagatttaattCTGGTGTGCTCCTAtctcaaaaattattttctatattatccACTTTAATTCTACATACCTTTGTACTTTCATAATAATTCTAATTCTCAGTTTtgccctttttatttttgtattatttaaataaactagAGATAAAtggatatattaaaaaaacaaaaacaaaaaactaaccAATCACAAGTCATCTATTTTTCTAATTCAAAATCATTCGACCCACAACccacaaaagacaaaacttcCACCATTGAAGCTCCATTGAAGCTCGATCCTTTGCTTATTGGGTAAATCTTGTTAATTCTCTTTTGTTCAAGTCTATTATAGTCAAATTACGTTTATAATTTATGTAGCTATTGGTTGAATCGAACTAGATAGAAATTAGGTTTTCTCGTTTCTGCAGTTATAGATACAACATATAttaactggtacaactaggacAACTGAAAAAAAGCAAGAACTGGTACTATGAATTTCAAGAGAAGATGTTCGTCACGCTCTTTTGATGAAAGCACTTATTGAACATGTTACTTATTCTGCATTGGctgattaaatatatatctttgatgatgatgatcttttgtGTTATCTATAATGGAATCAAACTGAATTTAATGTAGTGCATATGGAGCTGGATAAAGATGACGAACAAAATCAAGGGTGTGAACAAAATTGAGTTGGTGAAGCTTGTGAAGTTGGAAAAGTTGCAGGAATTTGTAAAATTGGTGACTATGGTGCAAGTAATGCGGAGGAGTTGAtttcaaatgcaaaaacttgtATTTGTTATGATATCATAACAGTTTTCCTTGATTAGTTTCTATGTAAGTGATGTTCgtaacagtttttgttttgtatttggttATAAGACTcgattgctctgtttttggttGTAAGATTGATTTCTGCAGTTACGGTACAACTAACTGTAACATGTACAACTATAGGGTACACCTACAATTTTTATACTCGTGGTACAACTACGGTACAACTATGAGCTTTATAAATACtacaatttaaaattcaactaaatACATCTATTTATATGTTAGTGAATACAAACATACACAAAACAACTATAGAGCAAATATTATGGTCACTTTGaccatgtaaattttatggtcaCTTTGATGGTCCTACATAGAGCAAATATTCCTAATACTTTGANNNNNNNNNNNNNNNNNNNNNNNNNNNNNNNNNNNNNNNNNNNNNNNNNNNNNNNNNNNNNNNNNNNNNNNNNNNNNNNNNNNNNNNNNNNNNNNNNNNNNNNNNNNNNNNNNNNNNNNNNNNNNNNNNNNNNNNNNNNNNNNNNNNNNNNNNNNNNNNNNNNNNNNNNNNNNNNNNNNNNNNNNNNNNNNNNNNNNNNNNNNNNNNNNNNNNNNNNNNNNNNNNNNNNNNNNNNNNNNNNNNNNNNNNNNNNNNNNNNNNNNNNNNNNNNNNNAATGAAGTTATTGCAAAACAATGGACAGGTGAAGTGTTTGATTTAGAGCTTGTGAAGACTCCTAACGTTGAAGCAAAGTTGCTTCAGATGTTGCAGTTAGGGACAAGTTGTACCGCTAGGGTTCCGGCAAAGAGACCGGAGATGGTGAAAGTGGTTGAGACTTTGGAGGAGATTGAGAGGAAATTGTAGAATATTTATTTTACGGGggttatataaaattttagctCCGTTTCTCTAcatttagataattttaaatttaaaacggTGTTTAACATTTAGATGGAACTTAGGAGGACTTGCTCCATCAAAAATTTAGTTCCATAAGTTTCATAATCTTGAAGATTTAAACTTCAACATAATAGAGATGAAGTTATGTTTggattttaaaatgtatttttgtaataatttggatttttatctttatatattagtGTTGACAAAAGAAATACTTGAGATGATTCATTTATCAAAACAACCATATATAATAGGGATTTAATTCTGGTGTGCCCctatctcaaaaaaaaatttctctattaTCCATTTTAATTCTACATACCTCTGTACTTTCACAATAATTCTAGTTCTCAATTTtgccctttttatttttgtattatttaaataaaagatttaattCTGGTGTGCTCCTAtctcaaaaattattttctatattatccACTTTAATTCTACATACCTTTGTACTTTCATAATAATTCTAATTCTCAGTTTtgccctttttatttttgtattatttaaataaactagAGATAAAtggatatattaaaaaaacaaaaacaaaaaactaaccAATCACAAGTCATCTATTTTTCTAATTCAAAATCATTCGACCCACAACccacaaaagacaaaacttcCACCATTGAAGCTCCATTGAAGCTCGATCCTTTGCTTATTGGGTAAATCTTGTTAATTCTCTTTTGTTCAAGTCTATTATAGTCAAATTACGTTTATAATTTATGTAGCTATTGGTTGAATCGAACTAGATAGAAATTAGGTTTTCTCGTTTCTGCAGTTATAGATACAACATATAttaactggtacaactaggacAACTGAAAAAAAGCAAGAACTGGTACTATGAATTTCAAGAGAAGATGTTCGTCACGCTCTTTTGATGAAAGCACTTATTGAACATGTTACTTATTCTGCATTGGctgattaaatatatatctttgatgatgatgatcttttgtGTTATCTATAATGGAATCAAACTGAATTTAATGTAGTGCATATGGAGCTGGATAAAGATGACGAACAAAATCAAGGGTGTGAACAAAATTGAGTTGGTGAAGCTTGTGAAGTTGGAAAAGTTGCAGGAATTTGTAAAATTGGTGACTATGGTGCAAGTAATGCGGAGGAGTTGAtttcaaatgcaaaaacttgtATTTGTTATGATATCATAACAGTTTTCCTTGATTAGTTTCTATGTAAGTGATGTTCgtaacagtttttgttttgtatttggttATAAGACTcgattgctctgtttttggttGTAAGATTGATTTCTGCAGTTACGGTACAACTAACTGTAACATGTACAACTATAGGGTACACCTACAATTTTTATACTCGTGGTACAACTACGGTACAACTATGAGCTTTATAAATACtacaatttaaaattcaactaaatACATCTATTTATATGTTAGTGAATACAAACATACACAAAACAACTATAGAGCAAATATTATGGTCACTTTGaccatgtaaattttatggtcaCTTTGATGGTCCTACATAGAGCAAATATTCCTAATACTTTGATGGTCACTTTGCTATTTTCATCCAAGTAATTATgtcaaaacatgtaaatcagtTATTTTAGACATAATATCTTctgaaattgtataaaatgtattataattaCCTAATATGAAAAGTACcactataaaaatttaatttattataaggTACTACTAGTAATAAGATAAAAGTAGTAATGTACAACTATGTTCATGCTTGTACAACTATAGGTTTGAAGTACAATTACATGTGTTAAATGagattcattttattatttttttcacttaCCATTTAAAACATGGGGTAAATGAGTTAAATGAGATTCATTTTCATCcatatttaatttagtaatttcattttaattcattttttacacaatttttttaatccattcaaaattcaattttaatacacgttttaaataaatttcggtaactcatttttattaaatggTCTTAGTTGTACCTAAAATATCTCAGTTGTATCTAAAATATCTCAGTTGTACCTAAAAATCTCAGTACCAAAAACATCTAAATAGCATCCAAACATCTAAACTAACGTCAACCAAAAGAAGTACCAACATTAATCCATTACAAAAAATACCAACAGTAATATATCATGCACACACAACTATGATTTACTTTGCAGGTTCACCTTTCTTCTTTCCCCTCTTTTCCTTTGTAAACAGACTCTTAAGGTATTTTGAAGGTATgcatgttcttcattttcttagTACAAGTCTTCAGCTTCACCAACGTTTATCCACCGCTTATATTTTCAGTTTCCATCTCATCAGTTTCTTCCCCtgtttctgtttcatctttttcaCTAGCCACCTCATAATTTCCTGCTACTGCATTTGTTGAAGCttcatcagcttcttctctagttgctgcttcatcttcttcaccagcCACCTCGTGATGACTAGTTGTATTGTACCCATAGTTGTATCAATTGTTGTACAAGAAAACTTATTTGTACCAAAACACAAAGGTCTCTGTTCCGCTCCTACACATAAACCAACCAAAATTTCATCCGGGAGGattgttctttctccttttctgaCAATTTATATTGTTTCTCGTTTTGGGTGGTATTGATATAGGTGggattaacaaaagaaacacagaatttttagagattttgaCTCTAATTTTGAACTTAAATCATAGtttacaaaccctaatttcagatgagattttagagatttacctttgaaagagagaagaaaatagagaaat is drawn from Camelina sativa cultivar DH55 chromosome 8, Cs, whole genome shotgun sequence and contains these coding sequences:
- the LOC104706708 gene encoding inactive leucine-rich repeat receptor-like serine/threonine-protein kinase At5g24100; protein product: MSTRLSIFYFILLLFFASSALFSPVTGDLAGDRQALLDFLNNITHPRSLTWNASTPVCATWPGVTCDKDGTRVTALHLPGASLLGVIPPGTISRLSELQILSLRSNGLRGVIPPGTISRLSELQILSLRSNGLRGPFPVDFSQLTKLKAISLSNNRFSGPLPSDYPTWTNLTVLDLYGNRFNGSVPAGFANLTGLDSLNLAENSFSGEIPDLNLPGLRRLNFSNNNLTGSIPKSLRRFGNSAFSGNNLVYENASPPPVIPPIEKEKEKKGIYISKPAILAIAISLCFVIFFLIAVVIIVCYVKRQRRQETETTPEKLKPAAQKMPSEKEVSKLGKEKNIEDMEDKSEINRVMFFEGSNLAFNLEDLLIASAEFLGKGTFGMTYKAVLEDSKVIAVKRLKDVVVSRKDFKHQMEIVGNIRHENVAPLRAYVCSKEEKLMVYDYYSEGSLSHLLHGKNGEEGHVPLNWETRLRFMIGVAKGLAHIHTYKLAHGNIKSSNVFMNSEDYGCISETGLAVLTNPVTRANASARRYRAPEATDTRRSTPESDVYGFGILMLETLTGRSSMDDAKEGIDLVVWVNEVIAKQWTGEVFDLELVKTPNVEAKLLQMLQLGTSCTARVPAKRPEMVKVVETLEEIERKL